In the genome of Saprospira sp. CCB-QB6, one region contains:
- a CDS encoding alpha/beta hydrolase — translation MRILKWVVAVVFILISVGTVTYVLGPTPKAENIPDNLPIYHSPYASAAALEAQVAAYDGRDTDVKTGNQSRVIWANDSLKQKTPYAFVYLHGFSASPMEGWPIHEQLAKRYGANLYLPRLSQHGRKDVDAFADLTVESYIQSAKEALAIGRELGEKVILISCSTGGSLGLYLSAADTAIAGHLAFSPNIQVADPNAKLLTGPWGLELARMVFGGDYRSWVPENDSIDKYWSSKYRIEGVIQLQLLIENCMKPELFEQVKQPFFLGYYYKNEEEQDPTVSVAKMLEMYEQLGSKTKRKQAFPEAGAHVICSPWTSKAWEEVQAAAIAFLEEEMQLKAVSE, via the coding sequence ATGCGCATACTAAAGTGGGTGGTAGCTGTTGTATTCATATTGATTTCGGTGGGGACGGTAACTTATGTTTTGGGGCCAACGCCTAAGGCGGAAAATATTCCCGATAACTTACCGATTTATCACAGTCCTTATGCCTCTGCCGCCGCTTTGGAGGCGCAGGTGGCCGCCTATGATGGCCGCGATACCGATGTAAAAACGGGCAACCAAAGCCGAGTAATTTGGGCCAATGATAGCCTCAAGCAAAAGACGCCTTATGCCTTTGTCTATTTGCATGGCTTTTCGGCTTCGCCTATGGAGGGCTGGCCGATTCATGAGCAATTGGCCAAGCGCTATGGGGCCAATTTGTATCTGCCTAGGCTTTCGCAACATGGCCGAAAGGATGTAGACGCCTTTGCCGATTTGACGGTAGAAAGCTATATCCAATCGGCTAAAGAGGCCTTGGCTATTGGCCGAGAATTAGGCGAAAAAGTGATCCTGATTAGCTGCTCTACGGGCGGTAGTTTGGGCCTTTACCTCTCTGCTGCAGATACGGCTATTGCTGGACATCTGGCCTTTTCGCCCAATATCCAAGTGGCCGACCCCAACGCCAAATTATTAACGGGTCCATGGGGCTTGGAGTTGGCCCGAATGGTCTTTGGCGGCGATTACCGCAGCTGGGTCCCCGAAAACGATAGTATTGACAAGTATTGGAGCAGCAAGTACCGCATTGAGGGCGTGATTCAACTGCAATTATTGATTGAGAATTGCATGAAGCCCGAACTCTTCGAACAAGTGAAGCAACCCTTTTTCCTCGGCTATTATTATAAGAATGAAGAGGAACAAGATCCCACGGTTTCTGTGGCCAAAATGCTCGAAATGTATGAGCAGCTAGGCAGCAAAACCAAGCGCAAACAGGCTTTCCCAGAGGCGGGGGCGCATGTCATTTGCTCGCCTTGGACCTCTAAGGCTTGGGAGGAGGTGCAGGCCGCTGCCATCGCCTTTTTAGAGGAGGAGATGCAGCTTAAAGCGGTCTCCGAATAG